From a single Micromonospora carbonacea genomic region:
- a CDS encoding DUF4097 family beta strand repeat-containing protein produces the protein MPRWTVDRPQRLTLDEPVTALHVRLVTGRLAVVGTDGPARVDVTRVSSRPVLVEQHDGVLTVRHERRPRWPGLLWWLGRLGRRFRADVSIAVPADVLADLGLVDGSLVASGLSRETRADVTAGQIALMGVRGRTTAKIVSGPVEALGVAGDLSLETVSGEVVLADGTVGTVRAHTVSGEITCDLDTQRGGEIRLSTISGRITVRVREDSDLDVRLHTTAGRITSGFPQVRDGSGLGGVRDSAGVLGTGAGRLWASATSGSIALLARPVDDAEELP, from the coding sequence ATGCCCAGGTGGACCGTCGACCGCCCACAGCGGCTCACCCTCGACGAGCCGGTCACCGCCCTGCACGTCCGGCTGGTGACCGGGCGGCTCGCCGTCGTCGGCACGGACGGCCCGGCCCGGGTGGACGTCACCCGGGTCAGCAGCCGGCCCGTGCTCGTCGAGCAGCACGACGGGGTGCTGACCGTCCGGCACGAACGCCGACCGAGGTGGCCCGGGCTGCTCTGGTGGCTCGGCCGGCTCGGCCGGCGCTTCCGGGCCGACGTCTCGATCGCCGTGCCCGCCGACGTGCTGGCCGACCTCGGGCTGGTCGACGGCTCGCTGGTCGCCTCGGGCCTGAGCCGGGAGACGCGCGCCGACGTCACGGCGGGCCAGATCGCCCTGATGGGTGTGCGGGGCCGCACCACCGCGAAGATCGTCTCCGGGCCGGTGGAGGCCCTGGGGGTGGCCGGGGACCTGAGCCTGGAGACCGTCTCCGGGGAGGTCGTCCTCGCCGACGGCACCGTCGGCACGGTGCGCGCGCACACCGTCTCCGGCGAGATCACCTGCGACCTGGACACCCAGCGCGGCGGCGAGATCCGGCTGAGCACCATCTCCGGCCGGATCACCGTCCGGGTCCGCGAGGACAGCGACCTCGACGTCCGCCTGCACACCACCGCCGGCCGGATCACCAGCGGGTTCCCGCAGGTGCGCGACGGAAGCGGGCTCGGCGGCGTGCGGGACAGCGCGGGGGTCCTCGGCACCGGCGCGGGTAGGCTCTGGGCGTCCGCGACCTCCGGCAGCATCGCGCTGCTCGCCCGTCCGGTCGACGACGCTGAGGAGCTGCCGTGA
- a CDS encoding PadR family transcriptional regulator: MTTVFSHGRLRLYLLKLLDDGPKHGYELIRLLEDRFLGLYAPSAGTIYPRLQRLEAEGRVTHTAAGGRKVYDITEAGRAELRQRAAELATLESDISSSVADLSALAGEIRSEVRGSVRDLKRELREATRRTRQSRRTPWEAASPPGPARSAAPAGSSPLLAELDDRLAAFTVEVDALTRAGRLDDVQLRAAIRVLDGALDGLRRLLR; encoded by the coding sequence GTGACCACCGTGTTCAGCCACGGGCGGCTCCGGCTCTATCTGCTCAAGCTGCTCGACGACGGCCCGAAGCACGGCTACGAGCTGATCCGGCTGCTGGAGGACCGCTTCCTCGGCCTGTACGCGCCGAGCGCCGGCACGATCTACCCCCGGCTCCAGCGGCTGGAGGCGGAGGGGCGGGTGACCCACACCGCCGCCGGTGGCCGCAAGGTCTACGACATCACCGAGGCGGGCCGGGCCGAGCTGCGCCAGCGGGCCGCCGAGCTGGCCACCCTGGAGTCCGACATCAGCTCGTCGGTGGCCGACCTCTCCGCCCTGGCCGGCGAGATCCGCTCCGAGGTACGCGGGTCGGTGCGCGACCTCAAGCGGGAGCTGCGCGAGGCGACCCGGCGGACGCGCCAGTCCCGCCGTACCCCGTGGGAGGCCGCGTCGCCCCCGGGCCCGGCGCGGTCCGCCGCCCCCGCCGGCTCCTCGCCGCTGCTGGCCGAGCTCGACGACCGGTTGGCCGCGTTCACCGTCGAGGTCGACGCGTTGACGCGGGCGGGCCGGCTCGACGACGTCCAGCTCCGCGCGGCGATCCGGGTCCTCGACGGCGCCCTGGACGGGCTGCGCCGGCTGCTGCGCTAG
- a CDS encoding response regulator transcription factor, with amino-acid sequence MAATQTEARLLVVEDDPNILELLSASLRFAGFDVATATSGSAALHAAKDHRPDLVVLDVMLPDLDGFEVIRMLREGGTRTPVVFLTARDATDDKIRGLTLGGDDYVTKPFSLEELTARIRAVLRRTASGDQTPSRLTFADLELDEETHEVHRAGQRVQLSPTEFKLLRYLMLNANRVLSKAQILDHVWNYDFRGDDNIVESYISYLRRKVDNTQPRLIHTLRGVGYVLRKPAA; translated from the coding sequence ATGGCCGCTACCCAGACCGAGGCGCGACTGCTCGTCGTCGAGGACGATCCCAACATCCTCGAACTGCTCTCCGCGAGCCTCCGCTTCGCCGGCTTCGACGTGGCCACCGCGACCAGCGGGAGCGCCGCGCTGCACGCCGCCAAGGACCACCGCCCCGACCTGGTGGTCCTCGACGTGATGCTCCCCGACCTCGACGGCTTCGAGGTCATCCGGATGCTCCGCGAGGGCGGCACCCGGACCCCGGTGGTCTTCCTGACGGCCCGGGACGCCACCGACGACAAGATCCGCGGGCTGACCCTGGGCGGCGACGACTACGTCACCAAGCCGTTCAGCCTGGAGGAGCTCACGGCCCGGATCCGCGCCGTGCTGCGCCGCACGGCCAGCGGCGACCAGACGCCCTCCCGGCTCACCTTCGCCGACCTGGAGCTGGACGAGGAGACCCACGAGGTGCACCGGGCCGGGCAGCGCGTGCAGCTCTCGCCGACCGAGTTCAAGCTGCTGCGCTACCTGATGCTCAACGCCAACCGGGTGCTGTCCAAGGCGCAGATCCTCGACCACGTGTGGAACTACGACTTCCGGGGCGACGACAACATCGTCGAGTCCTACATCTCCTACCTGCGGCGCAAGGTCGACAACACCCAGCCCCGGCTGATCCACACTCTGCGCGGCGTGGGATACGTGCTGCGCAAGCCGGCGGCGTGA
- a CDS encoding sensor histidine kinase: protein MNAVALAKGRLRSVPLRVKLVAAVLTLVAAALLVISSLTTYFLRNYLVAQVDVELNASVDNIETTLITAQPTRSVVPTDYLVVATDRRSGAVSVTEYDRGRFRIEDLPSWPSDAAGFAAKVGKPRTVPARDSGVRWRIIYAELPNGQMVAIAQNLTDVDLAVKRLVWIDLLVGGAVLILLASIGAAIVRTSLKPLVEIERTAAAIAGGDLTRRVPDPEDGEPCPTSELGRLSRALNTMLAQIEAAFTARAASEIAARSAEAGARDAAAAAQASEARARRSEERMRQFVADASHELRTPLTTIRGFAELYRQGAARAPEETAGLLRRIEDEAARMGLLVEDLLLLARLDRERPLALGPVELPLLAGDAVQAARVVAPDRRIELEIEPGSGPLVVLGDDARLRQVIGNLMTNALTHTPPDASVTLRLRTEPGNLAVVEVADTGPGLSPEQAERVFERFYRADAARTRRAGGMTSTGLGLAIVAALVAAHHGTVEVGETPGGGATFRVRVPLLPDSGDDPGE, encoded by the coding sequence GTGAACGCCGTCGCGCTGGCGAAGGGGCGGCTGCGGAGCGTACCGCTGCGGGTGAAGCTGGTGGCGGCGGTGCTGACGCTGGTCGCCGCGGCCCTGCTGGTGATCAGCTCCCTGACCACCTATTTCCTGCGCAACTACCTGGTCGCCCAGGTCGACGTCGAGCTGAACGCCTCGGTGGACAACATCGAGACCACCCTGATCACGGCCCAGCCCACGCGGTCGGTCGTGCCCACCGACTACCTGGTGGTGGCCACCGACCGGCGTTCCGGGGCGGTGTCGGTCACCGAGTACGACCGGGGCCGGTTCCGCATCGAGGACCTGCCGTCCTGGCCGAGCGACGCGGCCGGCTTCGCGGCCAAGGTCGGCAAGCCACGGACGGTCCCGGCCCGCGACAGCGGGGTGCGCTGGCGGATCATCTACGCCGAGCTGCCGAACGGGCAGATGGTGGCCATCGCACAGAACCTCACCGACGTCGACCTGGCGGTCAAGCGGCTGGTCTGGATAGACCTGCTGGTCGGCGGGGCGGTGCTGATCCTGCTCGCGTCCATCGGCGCGGCGATCGTGCGGACCAGCCTCAAGCCGCTGGTGGAGATCGAGCGCACCGCCGCCGCCATCGCCGGTGGCGACCTGACCCGGCGGGTGCCCGACCCGGAGGACGGCGAGCCCTGCCCGACCTCGGAGCTGGGGCGGCTGTCCCGGGCCCTGAACACGATGCTGGCCCAGATCGAGGCCGCCTTCACCGCCCGCGCGGCCTCGGAGATCGCCGCCCGCTCGGCCGAGGCGGGCGCGCGGGACGCGGCCGCCGCGGCGCAGGCGTCCGAGGCGCGGGCCCGCCGCTCGGAGGAGCGGATGCGGCAGTTCGTCGCAGACGCCTCGCACGAGCTGCGTACCCCGTTGACCACCATCCGCGGCTTCGCCGAGCTGTACCGGCAGGGCGCGGCGCGGGCCCCGGAGGAGACCGCCGGCCTGCTGCGCCGCATCGAGGACGAGGCCGCCCGGATGGGGCTGCTGGTGGAGGACCTGCTGCTGCTCGCCCGGCTGGACCGGGAGCGGCCCCTCGCCCTCGGCCCGGTGGAGCTGCCGCTGCTGGCCGGCGACGCCGTGCAGGCCGCCCGGGTGGTGGCCCCCGACCGGCGCATCGAGCTGGAGATCGAGCCGGGCTCCGGGCCGCTGGTGGTGCTGGGCGACGACGCCCGGTTGCGGCAGGTGATCGGCAACCTGATGACGAACGCGCTCACCCACACCCCGCCGGACGCCTCGGTGACGCTGCGGCTGCGTACCGAGCCGGGGAACCTGGCGGTGGTGGAGGTGGCCGACACCGGCCCGGGGCTCTCCCCGGAGCAGGCCGAGCGGGTGTTCGAGCGGTTCTACCGGGCCGACGCGGCCCGCACCCGGCGGGCCGGCGGGATGACCAGCACCGGGCTGGGGCTGGCCATCGTGGCGGCGCTGGTCGCCGCGCACCACGGCACCGTCGAGGTCGGCGAGACGCCGGGCGGGGGAGCGACCTTCCGGGTCCGGGTGCCGCTGCTGCCCGACAGCGGCGACGACCCGGGCGAGTGA